A genome region from Hevea brasiliensis isolate MT/VB/25A 57/8 chromosome 9, ASM3005281v1, whole genome shotgun sequence includes the following:
- the LOC110644777 gene encoding PH, RCC1 and FYVE domains-containing protein 1 has product MSRTDRMASDLSRTGPVERDIEQAITALKKGACLLKYGRRGKPKFCPFHLSNDESVLIWFSGKEEKHLRLSHVSRIISGQRTPIFQRYPRPEKEYQSFSLIYNDRSLDLICKDKDEAEVWFSGLKALISRGHHRKWRTESRSDGIPSEANSPRRYTRRSSPLNSPFGSNDNLQKDGDHLRLRSPCESPPKNGLDKAFSDVILYSVPPKGFFPSDSASGSVHSLSSGGSDSVYGHMKAMAMDAFRVSLSSAVSSSSQGSGHDDVDALGDIFIWGEGTGDGILGGGSHRVGSDFGVKMDSLLPKASESTVVLDVQNIACGGRHAALVTKQGEIFSWGEESGGRLGHGVDSDVLHPKLIEALSNINIEFVACGEYHTCAVTLSGDLYTWGDGTYNFGLLGHGNEVSHWVPKRVNGPLEGIHVSSISCGPWHTAVVASAGQLFTFGDGTFGVLGHGDRKSVSIPREVESLKGLRTVRAACGVWHSAAVVEVMVGNSSSSNCSSGKLFTWGDGDKGRLGHGDKEAKLVPTCVAALVEPNFCQVACGHSLTVALTTSGHVYTMGSPVYGQLGNPHADGKLPTRVEGKLSKSFVDEIACGAYHVAVLTSKTEVYTWGKGANGRLGHGDSDDRNFPLLVEALKDKQVKSIACGTNFTAAICLHKWVSGVDQSMCSGCRLPFNFKRKRHNCYHCGLVFCHSCSSKKSLKASMAPNPNKSYRVCDNCSNKLRKAIATDASSQSFVNRRGSVNHGSNEFIEKDEKLDSRFRAQLARFSSMESLKQAESRSKRNKKLEFNSSRVSPVPNGGSQRGALNISKSFNPMFGSSKKFFSASVPGSRIVSRATSPISRRPSPPRSTTPTPTLGGLTSPKIVVDDAKRTNESLSQEVIKLRAQVQNLTRKAQLQEVELERTTKQLQEAIAIAGEETAKCKAAKEVIKSLTAQLKDMAERLPVGAAWNIKSPSFTSPALPTPSDDVPNASFDCLDGQIASEGSDTNGLKSQVQSNGSSATSIRTSGHNKQGHLEATARNGSRKKEVESNHEAERVEQDEPGVYITFASLPGGVKDLKRVRFSRKRFSEKQAEQWWAENRARVYEQYNVLMIDKSSVGVDSEDLAR; this is encoded by the exons ATGTCGCGGACTGATAGAATGGCCTCGGATCTTAGTAGGACTGGCCCAGTTGAAAGGGACATCGAGCAG GCAATCACCGCTTTAAAGAAGGGGGCTTGCTTGCTTAAGTATGGGAGAAGAGGAAAGCCCAAGTTTTGTCCTTTTCATCTTTCCAAT GATGAGTCGGTTTTGATATGGTTCTCAGGGAAAGAGGAGAAACATCTTAGACTAAGCCATGTCTCTAGAATCATCTCTGGGCAACGTACA CCAATCTTTCAAAGATATCCTCGACCTGAGAAGGAGTACCAGTCTTTTTCTCTTATATATAATGACAGGTCACTGGATTTG ATCTGCAAAGATAAAGATGAAGCTGAGGTATGGTTTAGTGGTTTAAAAGCATTAATTTCTCGTGGTCATCATCGAAAATGGAGAACAGAATCAAGGAGTGACGGAATTCCATCTGAAGCAAACAGTCCTAGGAGATACACTCGTAGAAGTTCTCCTTTGAATTCTCCATTTGGTAGTAATGACAATTTGCAGAAG GATGGAGATCACCTTCGTCTTCGTAGTCCATGTGAAAGTCCCCCTAAAAATGGCCTGGATAAGGCATTTTCAGATGTGATATTATATTCTGTTCCTCCCAAGGGATTTTTCCCTTCAGATTCTGCTAGTGGTTCAGTACATTCATTGTCATCTGGTGGCTCAGATAGTGTATATGGTCATATGAAGGCGATGGCAATGGATGCCTTTAGAGTTAGCCTATCTAGTGCTGTTAGCTCATCAAGCCAAGGTTCTGGTCATGATGATGTTGATGCCCTAGGAGATATATTCATTTGGGGAGAAGGGACAGGGGATGGCATCCTAGGAGGCGGAAGTCATAGGGTTGGAAGTGACTTTGGTGTAAAAATGGATTCTTTATTGCCTAAAGCCTCAGAATCTACTGTAGTACTTGATGTCCAGAATATTGCCTGTGGTGGAAGACATGCAGCCTTGGTTACCAAGCAAGGAGAGATTTTCTCCTGGGGAGAGGAATCGGGAGGCAGGCTTGGGCATGGTGTAGACTCTGATGTTTTGCATCCAAAGCTTATTGAGGCCCTCAGTAATATAAACATTGAGTTTGTGGCATGTGGTGAGTACCATACCTGTGCGGTAACACTTTCTGGTGATTTGTACACATGGGGTGATGGAACTTATAATTTTGGTCTTCTTGGCCATGGAAATGAAGTAAGCCACTGGGTTCCAAAAAGAGTGAATGGGCCCTTGGAAGGCATACATGTCTCATCTATCTCTTGTGGACCCTGGCATACAGCAGTTGTAGCCTCTGCTGGGCAATTGTTTACTTTTGGTGATGGAACATTTGGAGTTCTGGGTCATGGAGATCGgaaaagtgtttcaataccaagGGAAGTGGAGTCCCTTAAAGGTCTCCGCACTGTGCGAGCTGCTTGTGGTGTTTGGCATAGTGCTGCAGTTGTGGAAGTCATGGTTGGGAATTCAAGTTCCAGCAATTGTTCTTCAGGGAAGCTGTTCACTTGGGGAGATGGAGATAAAGGTCGGCTTGGGCATGGTGACAAAGAAGCAAAACTGGTTCCTACATGTGTTGCTGCTCTTGTTGAACCAAACTTTTGCCAAGTTGCATGCGGACATAGTCTAACAGTTGCACTTACAACATCAGGCCATGTCTACACAATGGGCAGTCCTGTTTATGGCCAGCTAGGCAACCCTCATGCTGATGGAAAGCTTCCCACCCGTGTTGAAGGAAAGCTCTCTAAGAGTTTTGTTGATGAGATTGCTTGTGGTGCTTATCATGTTGCAGTTTTAACTTCAAAAACTGAAGTTTACACCTGGGGAAAGGGAGCAAATGGACGATTAGGCCATGGGGATAGTGATGATAGAAatttcccattactagtagaagCTTTGAAAGACAAACAAGTAAAAAGTATTGCCTGTGGTACTAATTTTACTGCAGCTATCTGTCTTCATAAGTGGGTTTCTGGTGTTGATCAGTCTATGTGTTCTGGCTGCCGCCTTCCATTTAATTTCAAAAGAAAACGACACAATTGTTATCATTGTGGACTAGTTTTTTGTCATTCATGTAGCAGCAAAAAGTCCCTTAAGGCTTCCATGGCACCGAATCCTAATAAATCTTATCGTGTCTGTGATAATTGCTCTAATAAACTAAGGAAAGCCATTGCAACTGATGCTTCATCTCAGTCTTTCGTAAATAGGAGAGGTAGTGTGAATCATGGGTCTAATGAGTTCATTGAAAAAGATGAGAAGTTGGACTCTAGATTTCGTGCACAACTTGCTAGGTTTTCATCAATGGAATCCTTGAAGCAGGCAGAAAGTCGATCCAAGAGAAACAAGAAACTGGAATTCAACAGTAGTCGTGTTTCACCAGTTCCTAATGGAGGTTCCCAAAGGGGAGCACTTAATATTTCTAAATCCTTTAATCCAATGTTTGGTTCATCCAAAAAATTTTTCTCAGCATCTGTTCCTGGATCACGTATTGTTTCTCGAGCAACATCACCTATATCAAGAAGGCCCAGCCCACCTCGCTCAACGACACCAACCCCAACCCTGGGTGGACTAACCTCACCAAAAATTGTTGTAGATGATGCTAAAAGAACCAATGAGAGTCTCAGCCAAGAGGTTATTAAATTGAGAGCACAG GTTCAAAATCTTACTCGCAAAGCCCAGCTTCAGGAAGTTGAGCTGGAAAGGACAACTAAACAACTGCAGGAAGCAATAGCAATTGCAGGTGAAGAGACAGCTAAATGCAAAGCAGCTAAAGAAGTGATCAAATCGCTGACTGCCCAA TTAAAAGACATGGCTGAAAGGCTACCAGTAGGAGCAGCCTGGAACATCAAATCACCCTCCTTCACTTCGCCTGCCTTGCCTACTCCTTCCGATGATGTTCCTAATGCTTCTTTTGATTGTCTGGATGGTCAAATAGCATCTGAAGGATCAGACACAAATGGATTAAAAAGCCAGGTTCAGTCTAATGGCTCTAGCGCCACCAGCATCCGTACTTCAGGTCACAACAAACAAGGCCATTTGGAAGCAACAGCAAGAAATGGAAGCAGAAAAAAAGAAGTTGAATCAAACCATGAAGCTGAACGTGTGGAGCAAGATGAGCCTGGAGTATATATAACATTTGCCTCCCTGCCAGGTGGTGTCAAGGATCTGAAGCGAGTACGGTTCAG
- the LOC110644755 gene encoding uncharacterized protein LOC110644755 — protein sequence MDELQIAIREAQILQRMSNWGLYSTFDGSYDPRTFYGKLDVDELRRAKLEEKKRELARLRARKENREFELVLQEVEFEVMVQLGKILAKTIDPVLKGLKKVEVEEGEVCGVCQEEMETGEEVRAMDCMHRFHGFCIVQWLKRKKKTCPFCRYEMQIHEDT from the coding sequence ATGGATGAGCTTCAGATTGCGATACGAGAAGCACAGATTCTTCAGAGAATGAGCAACTGGGGTCTTTACTCTACCTTCGATGGTTCTTATGATCCAAGAACTTTCTACGGAAAGCTAGACGTCGACGAGCTACGGCGGGCGAAGCTCGAAGAAAAGAAACGCGAGTTAGCGAGGTTGCGAGCGAGGAAAGAAAATCGAGAGTTCGAGCTGGTGCTGCAAGAGGTGGAGTTTGAGGTTATGGTTCAACTAGGAAAAATCTTGGCGAAGACTATTGATCCCGTGCTGAAGGGATTGAAGAAGGTGGAGGTTGAAGAAGGAGAGGTTTGTGGGGTTTGTCAAGAGGAGATGGAGACGGGAGAGGAAGTTAGAGCTATGGACTGCATGCATAGGTTTCATGGGTTTTGTATAGTTCAGTggttgaagaggaagaagaagacttgtcCTTTTTGCAGATACGAGATGCAAATCCACGAGGATACCTGA
- the LOC110644756 gene encoding uncharacterized protein LOC110644756, giving the protein MDELRIAIREAEILHRMSNWGLFSTFDGSYDPRTSNGKLDVDELRRAKLEEQKRDLARSRARKENREFEVVLREVEFEVMVQLGKILAKTIDPVLKGLKKVEGEEGEVCGVCQEEIEMGEEVRAMECMHRFHGFCIVQWLKRKKKTCPLCRYEMQIQYP; this is encoded by the coding sequence ATGGATGAGCTTCGGATTGCGATACGAGAAGCAGAGATTCTTCACAGAATGAGCAACTGGGGTCTTTTCTCTACCTTCGATGGTTCTTATGATCCAAGAACTTCCAACGGAAAGCTTGACGTCGACGAGCTACGGCGGGCGAAGCTCGAAGAACAGAAACGCGATTTAGCGAGGTCGCGAGCGAGGAAAGAAAATCGAGAGTTCGAGGTGGTGCTGCGAGAGGTGGAGTTTGAGGTTATGGTTCAACTAGGAAAAATCTTGGCGAAGACTATTGATCCCGTGCTGAAAGGATTGAAGAAGGTGGAGGGTGAAGAAGGAGAGGTTTGTGGGGTTTGTCAAGAGGAGATAGAGATGGGAGAGGAAGTTAGAGCTATGGAGTGCATGCATAGGTTTCATGGGTTTTGTATAGTTCAGTggttgaagaggaagaagaagacttgtcCTTTGTGCAGATACGAGATGCAAATCCAGTATCCCTGA
- the LOC110644753 gene encoding uncharacterized protein LOC110644753 isoform X2, with product MGDSNEVHSEEYRVSPEKNTKRILKTPAQIMALEKFYNEHNYPTEEMKSELAEQIGLTEKQISSWFCHRRLKDKRLSKDEAFDKRLSKDEMCASGRQDRSSGIIQDRGSGLRQDSCGSTKQGDYRKVDPKEVESRRLYGHNLPAADVTYDRTSRYTGNVNGTDDTSSESCSSLQDKLFSQSEDPHDMKDSGYVAHNGASKSLIPRGANKMRYKPSGYLKVKGEIENAATTAVKRQLGKHYREDGPPLGVEFQPLPPGAFSSSSRDPVNGAFYVGDLARIHSPDVSGVRKQSSLSSRYEVYSSKMNSQDSYMEGPSCNLKNASDSHDKKSHHQLKRKSTSYDYSNSTPGGKSAMDKYDDLAAETSIHSSKRNYKLSAMHGVEGIGPHTVSNHHHPDSGKAISEQTDPWLHDYGNGSPNIVQKNDYTSKSLNLITGFSKSLDAEERVLSTITEKEKPYREIKGTKEYRDTVRVRMHPTNEMTISKRFRAEFSQQQYVTKAAFPNVPRKTNSNKGSAIDRPSSFSEDETAETSSSVD from the exons ATGGGAG ATTCAAATGAAGTGCACTCTGAAGAGTATAGGGTATCTCCAGAAAAGAATACCAAAAGGATACTCAAAACACCAGCCCAGATTATGGCTTTGGAGAAATTCTATAATG AGCACAATTATCCCACGGAGGAAATGAAATCAGAACTTGCAGAGCAGATAGGGTTGACAGAAAAACAAATATCCAGTTGGTTTTGCCACAGAAGGTTGAAAGACAAAAGATTGTCAAAGGATGAAGCATTTGACAAAAGATTGTCAAAGGATGAAATGTGTGCTAGTGGCCGACAGGATAGGTCTAGTGGTATTATTCAGGATCGTGGGAGTGGTTTACGGCAGGATTCTTGTGGCAGCACTAAACAAGGTGATTATAGGAAAGTTGATCCAAAGGAAGTTGAGAGTCGGAGACTTTATGGCCACAATCTTCCTGCTGCTGATGTGACCTATGATCGTACGAGTCGATACACAGGAAATGTTAATGGCACGGATGATACATCCTCAGAAAGTTGCTCATCTTTGCAAGATAAGTTATTTTCTCAAAGTGAAGATCCTCATGATATGAAAGATTCTGGCTACGTAGCGCATAATGGGGCTAGCAAGTCATTAATTCCTAGGGGTGCCAATAAGATGCGGTATAAACCATCAGGTTACTTGAAAGTGAAGGGTGAAATTGAAAATGCTGCCACCACTGCTGTCAAAAGGCAATTAGGCAAGCACTATAGGGAGGATGGTCCACCACTTGGTGTTGAATTCCAACCGCTTCCTCCTGGAGCATTTTCATCCTCAAGTAGGGATCCAGTCAATG GAGCATTCTATGTTGGAGATCTTGCTAGGATTCATTCTCCTGATGTTTCTGGAGTTCGTAAGCAATCCAGTCTCAGCAGT aGATATGAAGTATATAGTTCCAAGATGAATTCCCAGGATTCATATATGGAAGGGCCAAGCTGTAACCTCAAGAATGCATCTGATTCTCATGACAAGAAATCTCACCACCAATTAAAACGAAAATCAACTTCTTACGACTATTCCAATTCTACCCCTGGTGGGAAGTCTGCCATGGATAAGTATGATGATCTTGCAGCTGAAACTTCTATTCATAGCAGCAAAAGAAATTATAAGTTGAGCGCTATGCATGGTGTTGAAGGCATAGGACCACATACTGTTTCTAATCATCATCATCCTGACAGTGGTAAAGCTATTAGCGAACAGACAGACCCTTGGTTGCATGACTATGGCAATGGCAGCCCTAATATTGTCCAAAAGAATGATTATACGTCTAAGTCTTTAAATTTGATAACTGGGTTCAGTAAATCTCTTGATGCAGAGGAAAGAGTTCTATCTACGATTACGGAAAAG GAGAAGCCTTATAGAGAAATAAAGGGAACAAAAGAATATCGAGACACAGTTAGGGTGAGGATGCATCCAACAAATGAAATGACT ATTTCGAAGAGATTCAGAGCTGAGTTTTCGCAGCAACAATATGTGACAAAAGCAGCATTTCCTAATGTGCCCCGAAAGACAAATTCAAATAAAGG ATCTGCCATAGACAGGCCATCCAGTTTCAGTGAGGATGAAACTGCAGAAACTAGTTCCTCTGTGGATTGA
- the LOC110644753 gene encoding uncharacterized protein LOC110644753 isoform X1 has protein sequence MGDSNEVHSEEYRVSPEKNTKRILKTPAQIMALEKFYNEHNYPTEEMKSELAEQIGLTEKQISSWFCHRRLKDKRLSKDEAFDKRLSKDEMCASGRQDRSSGIIQDRGSGLRQDSCGSTKQGDYRKVDPKEVESRRLYGHNLPAADVTYDRTSRYTGNVNGTDDTSSESCSSLQDKLFSQSEDPHDMKDSGYVAHNGASKSLIPRGANKMRYKPSGYLKVKGEIENAATTAVKRQLGKHYREDGPPLGVEFQPLPPGAFSSSSRDPVNAGAFYVGDLARIHSPDVSGVRKQSSLSSRYEVYSSKMNSQDSYMEGPSCNLKNASDSHDKKSHHQLKRKSTSYDYSNSTPGGKSAMDKYDDLAAETSIHSSKRNYKLSAMHGVEGIGPHTVSNHHHPDSGKAISEQTDPWLHDYGNGSPNIVQKNDYTSKSLNLITGFSKSLDAEERVLSTITEKEKPYREIKGTKEYRDTVRVRMHPTNEMTISKRFRAEFSQQQYVTKAAFPNVPRKTNSNKGSAIDRPSSFSEDETAETSSSVD, from the exons ATGGGAG ATTCAAATGAAGTGCACTCTGAAGAGTATAGGGTATCTCCAGAAAAGAATACCAAAAGGATACTCAAAACACCAGCCCAGATTATGGCTTTGGAGAAATTCTATAATG AGCACAATTATCCCACGGAGGAAATGAAATCAGAACTTGCAGAGCAGATAGGGTTGACAGAAAAACAAATATCCAGTTGGTTTTGCCACAGAAGGTTGAAAGACAAAAGATTGTCAAAGGATGAAGCATTTGACAAAAGATTGTCAAAGGATGAAATGTGTGCTAGTGGCCGACAGGATAGGTCTAGTGGTATTATTCAGGATCGTGGGAGTGGTTTACGGCAGGATTCTTGTGGCAGCACTAAACAAGGTGATTATAGGAAAGTTGATCCAAAGGAAGTTGAGAGTCGGAGACTTTATGGCCACAATCTTCCTGCTGCTGATGTGACCTATGATCGTACGAGTCGATACACAGGAAATGTTAATGGCACGGATGATACATCCTCAGAAAGTTGCTCATCTTTGCAAGATAAGTTATTTTCTCAAAGTGAAGATCCTCATGATATGAAAGATTCTGGCTACGTAGCGCATAATGGGGCTAGCAAGTCATTAATTCCTAGGGGTGCCAATAAGATGCGGTATAAACCATCAGGTTACTTGAAAGTGAAGGGTGAAATTGAAAATGCTGCCACCACTGCTGTCAAAAGGCAATTAGGCAAGCACTATAGGGAGGATGGTCCACCACTTGGTGTTGAATTCCAACCGCTTCCTCCTGGAGCATTTTCATCCTCAAGTAGGGATCCAGTCAATG CAGGAGCATTCTATGTTGGAGATCTTGCTAGGATTCATTCTCCTGATGTTTCTGGAGTTCGTAAGCAATCCAGTCTCAGCAGT aGATATGAAGTATATAGTTCCAAGATGAATTCCCAGGATTCATATATGGAAGGGCCAAGCTGTAACCTCAAGAATGCATCTGATTCTCATGACAAGAAATCTCACCACCAATTAAAACGAAAATCAACTTCTTACGACTATTCCAATTCTACCCCTGGTGGGAAGTCTGCCATGGATAAGTATGATGATCTTGCAGCTGAAACTTCTATTCATAGCAGCAAAAGAAATTATAAGTTGAGCGCTATGCATGGTGTTGAAGGCATAGGACCACATACTGTTTCTAATCATCATCATCCTGACAGTGGTAAAGCTATTAGCGAACAGACAGACCCTTGGTTGCATGACTATGGCAATGGCAGCCCTAATATTGTCCAAAAGAATGATTATACGTCTAAGTCTTTAAATTTGATAACTGGGTTCAGTAAATCTCTTGATGCAGAGGAAAGAGTTCTATCTACGATTACGGAAAAG GAGAAGCCTTATAGAGAAATAAAGGGAACAAAAGAATATCGAGACACAGTTAGGGTGAGGATGCATCCAACAAATGAAATGACT ATTTCGAAGAGATTCAGAGCTGAGTTTTCGCAGCAACAATATGTGACAAAAGCAGCATTTCCTAATGTGCCCCGAAAGACAAATTCAAATAAAGG ATCTGCCATAGACAGGCCATCCAGTTTCAGTGAGGATGAAACTGCAGAAACTAGTTCCTCTGTGGATTGA
- the LOC110644753 gene encoding uncharacterized protein LOC110644753 isoform X3 — protein MGDSNEVHSEEYRVSPEKNTKRILKTPAQIMALEKFYNEHNYPTEEMKSELAEQIGLTEKQISSWFCHRRLKDKRLSKDEAFDKRLSKDEMCASGRQDRSSGIIQDRGSGLRQDSCGSTKQGDYRKVDPKEVESRRLYGHNLPAADVTYDRTSRYTGNVNGTDDTSSESCSSLQDKLFSQSEDPHDMKDSGYVAHNGASKSLIPRGANKMRYKPSGYLKVKGEIENAATTAVKRQLGKHYREDGPPLGVEFQPLPPGAFSSSSRDPVNAGAFYVGDLARIHSPDVSGVRKQSSLSSRYEVYSSKMNSQDSYMEGPSCNLKNASDSHDKKSHHQLKRKSTSYDYSNSTPGGKSAMDKYDDLAAETSIHSSKRNYKLSAMHGVEGIGPHTVSNHHHPDSGKAISEQTDPWLHDYGNGSPNIVQKNDYTSKSLNLITGFSKSLDAEERVLSTITEKPYREIKGTKEYRDTVRVRMHPTNEMTISKRFRAEFSQQQYVTKAAFPNVPRKTNSNKGSAIDRPSSFSEDETAETSSSVD, from the exons ATGGGAG ATTCAAATGAAGTGCACTCTGAAGAGTATAGGGTATCTCCAGAAAAGAATACCAAAAGGATACTCAAAACACCAGCCCAGATTATGGCTTTGGAGAAATTCTATAATG AGCACAATTATCCCACGGAGGAAATGAAATCAGAACTTGCAGAGCAGATAGGGTTGACAGAAAAACAAATATCCAGTTGGTTTTGCCACAGAAGGTTGAAAGACAAAAGATTGTCAAAGGATGAAGCATTTGACAAAAGATTGTCAAAGGATGAAATGTGTGCTAGTGGCCGACAGGATAGGTCTAGTGGTATTATTCAGGATCGTGGGAGTGGTTTACGGCAGGATTCTTGTGGCAGCACTAAACAAGGTGATTATAGGAAAGTTGATCCAAAGGAAGTTGAGAGTCGGAGACTTTATGGCCACAATCTTCCTGCTGCTGATGTGACCTATGATCGTACGAGTCGATACACAGGAAATGTTAATGGCACGGATGATACATCCTCAGAAAGTTGCTCATCTTTGCAAGATAAGTTATTTTCTCAAAGTGAAGATCCTCATGATATGAAAGATTCTGGCTACGTAGCGCATAATGGGGCTAGCAAGTCATTAATTCCTAGGGGTGCCAATAAGATGCGGTATAAACCATCAGGTTACTTGAAAGTGAAGGGTGAAATTGAAAATGCTGCCACCACTGCTGTCAAAAGGCAATTAGGCAAGCACTATAGGGAGGATGGTCCACCACTTGGTGTTGAATTCCAACCGCTTCCTCCTGGAGCATTTTCATCCTCAAGTAGGGATCCAGTCAATG CAGGAGCATTCTATGTTGGAGATCTTGCTAGGATTCATTCTCCTGATGTTTCTGGAGTTCGTAAGCAATCCAGTCTCAGCAGT aGATATGAAGTATATAGTTCCAAGATGAATTCCCAGGATTCATATATGGAAGGGCCAAGCTGTAACCTCAAGAATGCATCTGATTCTCATGACAAGAAATCTCACCACCAATTAAAACGAAAATCAACTTCTTACGACTATTCCAATTCTACCCCTGGTGGGAAGTCTGCCATGGATAAGTATGATGATCTTGCAGCTGAAACTTCTATTCATAGCAGCAAAAGAAATTATAAGTTGAGCGCTATGCATGGTGTTGAAGGCATAGGACCACATACTGTTTCTAATCATCATCATCCTGACAGTGGTAAAGCTATTAGCGAACAGACAGACCCTTGGTTGCATGACTATGGCAATGGCAGCCCTAATATTGTCCAAAAGAATGATTATACGTCTAAGTCTTTAAATTTGATAACTGGGTTCAGTAAATCTCTTGATGCAGAGGAAAGAGTTCTATCTACGATTACGGAAAAG CCTTATAGAGAAATAAAGGGAACAAAAGAATATCGAGACACAGTTAGGGTGAGGATGCATCCAACAAATGAAATGACT ATTTCGAAGAGATTCAGAGCTGAGTTTTCGCAGCAACAATATGTGACAAAAGCAGCATTTCCTAATGTGCCCCGAAAGACAAATTCAAATAAAGG ATCTGCCATAGACAGGCCATCCAGTTTCAGTGAGGATGAAACTGCAGAAACTAGTTCCTCTGTGGATTGA